In the Telopea speciosissima isolate NSW1024214 ecotype Mountain lineage chromosome 6, Tspe_v1, whole genome shotgun sequence genome, CAAAGGTGAGGAAAGGCTGGTAAAGCCTTCTATAAATCTTCAATAGTAGCCAGCTAAACCCAGAAAACTTCAGATATCAGTTGCAGTAGTCGGCCTTGGCCAATCAGTAATTGCTGCTACTTTAGCAGGATCTACAGAAATTCCCTCAGCTGAAATCAAATGACCAAGGAATTTCACCTCTTCAAACTAGAAGTCGCACTTACTAAGCTTGCCATACAATTATTTCTCTCGTAAAATCTACAGAACGATCCTCAAATGGGGTATAGTCAAAATAGGTGCTGACACAAGTCTTTGTTTTAATTCTTGAAGGCTCTTCTCGCAATCTTTGGACCACCTAAATTTCACTCCCTTTCTGGTAAGAGCAGTCAAAGGTGAGGAAATGCTGGTATAGCCTTCTATAAATCTTCGATAGTAGCCAGCTAAACCCAGAAAACTTTGGATATCTGTTGCAGTAGTCGGCCTAGGCCAATCAGTAATTGCTGCTACTTTAGCAGGATCTACAGAAATTCCCTCAGCTGAAATCAAATGACTAAGGAATTTCACCTCTTCAAACCAAAAGTCGCACTTACTAAGCTTGCCATACAATTACTTCTCTCATAAAATCTGCAGAATGATGCTCAAATGTTCTTCATGCTCTGACTTGGTCTTCGAATAGATCAGTATGTCATCAATGAAAATGACCATAAACTTATCTAGGTAGTCATGAAAGACTCTATTCATTAGATCCATGAATGCAGTAGGAGCATTAGTTAACCTAAATGGCAtaaccaggaattcataatggcCATAGTGGGTCCTAAATGTGGTCTTCGGTATATCTCCTCCTCTGACCTTAAGCTGATGGTAACCAGATCTCAAATCTATCTTCGAGAAGACACATGCTCCTTGCAACTGATCGAACAAATCATCAATCCTAGGTAAGGGATACCTATTCTTGATGGTGACCTTGTTCAACTCTCTATAGTCGATGCACAATCTCaaactttcatctttcttctttacaaacagaACAGGAGCACCCCATGGAGATACACTAGGTCTGATAAAACCCTTATGTAACAAGTCTTGCAGCTGgtcttttagctcctttaacTCAGATGGAGCCATGCGGTAAGGTGCCTTGGAGGTTGATGCCATACCAGGTACTAAATCAATAGTAAACTCTAATTCCCTATCAGGTGGTAATCCGACAAGGTCATCGGGGAATACATTTGGGAACTCTCTGACTATGGCTATGTCCTCCATCTTCAATTCTTTCTCTTCCACTACTGAGGCAAGAAAACCCTGGCAACCCTGAGAGAGTAGTTCCTTGCCCTTATAGATGAGATCATAGGTATGGTTGGTGCATCTTTCTTTGACCCGATGAAAAAAAATCAGGGCCACTACTAGGTCTGAATATAATCTTCTTGTCATGGCAATGAATGTTGGCATGATGtttagatagccaatccattcccaaaatgaCGTCAAAGTCTGACATGTCTAACAGAATCAAGTCAACAAGCAAGGTTCTGCCTTCTATGTGAACTAAACAAGGTCCATAAACAGTAGTCACCATAATGACTTCTCTAGAAGGTAAGGCCACAGATAGACACTTGTCAAGTGACTTAGGGTCAATACTTAGTCTCTTGGCAAAAGACTTAGATGTGAAAGAGTGTGTCGAACCCGAATCAAATAGTACAAAAGCAGGTTGAGAAGATATGTTTAGAGTACCTGCCAAAATTCTAGGTTTTAATTGTTCCTAGATGCATGCTATAAGTTGAGTATCCAAGTCTTTAGATAAAAGAATACCTGTCACAACTGTAGGCGACCCTTCTGCTTCCTCTATTGATAGAACAAAAACTCGAGCCTGGGCTTTCTGTGCCTGACCTGTTGGTGCTACCTAAGATGCTTGGAATGCCTGCTTCTGAGGTGGTAATGGCCCTTGTTGGGCCTGTTGTGGACGCTGCCCCTGGTATGGCTGACGGTGAGGCTATGCTGGTAATAGTGGCCTTGGCATTAGTTGTTGTGTAATTGGCTGTCCCCATTGTGGTGTGAATGGCTGCATCCTGTGTTGCCCAAAAGATTGCATTGGTTGCTGTCGAAGTGGTTGCATCACTGGCTGTCCAAGTAGTCGCACACGATAATCCTTCACTAAATGCCCTTTCCTCCCACATCAATGGCAGGTGATGGGTCCTATCAAGCATGGTCCAGCATGAACTTTGCCACAAGTATGACATGCACTATGGGTGTCCTGAGTCTTCTGCTGCTTCTGTGGTAGGACTTCCTTAGTGCTCTAGTTGTCTACCGGCCTCTTCCCCTACACTTTGCTAGTTGTGTTCTGTGAAGTATCCTTCAAGCTCTCTTCTATCATTAGAGCCCTCTGTAGTACATCAACATATGATGTGAGCTTCGGTGCCACAATGGCTGCCTTTAGTTGAGCCTTCAGTCCCCTCACAAATTTCTTAGCCTTTTTTGCATCAATGTCAATGTACTCTTGTGCAAAGTAGgctaaatcttcaaatttcttcctatAGGTCATCACATTGTCAGAACCCTGTTCCAATTGTAGAAATTCCACTTCCTTGGCCTCTTTCACACTGTCTGGGAAGTAACTCTCGAAGAAGGCTGACACAAAGCGTGCCCAAGTGATAACCGGATCAGCAGCTATTAAAATTTGCTTGTGGGCCTTCCACCACATATGAGCTTCTCCCTGTAGCATAAATGTAGCACAAGCCACTCTCTGGTGGTCAGTGCACTCCAGAACAATGAAAATCTTCTCCATTTCCTCTACCCATATCGCTGGCCAAAGTGGATCAGTACTCACCCCCTTGAAGACCACTGGCCCAagcttcttgaacctttccatgaTTCTTCTAGTGTCATCCCTTCGAGGAGCCTATGGTGCTTGAGGGTGTGGATAttgagcagcagcagcagttgcAGTGGCAGCATTAACATCTTGGGTTTGTACAAAGTTCATGAAAGCTGTCATTGCTCCCACAAAGTCCTGTTGATTAGTTCCCAGAATCGGAGGAGGTGGTGGAAGGACATTTTCAactggtggtggaggtggtggtggattTCTTTTTGCCCTTCTTAATGATCTTCGTGGGGGCATGGTACCTATCAGAGAAAGTACACATGATCACTAAACTACACTCTCAaaccacacacaaaaaaaaaaatccatttgctTCAATTCTATCCACCTATaggagaaaataagaaaataatacttTTGAGATTTCAGACTTGATGAAACCAAATTTCTAAGAAACCTAACTTAGAGTTTTAAAACATATCAAAAAATCCCCTTAAGAATGTTTTCCTACCCTAGGTTTCTAGTCTCTCCAAAATCAGGTCAAAAATTCACTTCTAAGTCCCTCTGCTAACACCATCTTTCTCAGTTTCcagattttgacagcaactgtACAATCTGAACTTCAAAATTTATTTGACCTAGAAAAACAACCAtaatttagctgagattttgtGGAGTTTCCATAGGTATCTAGCTACTTACAGTAAAAAAATTTGgtgtaatttcaatttctaagtgTGTCTAAAATGTTATGCAATTTTGGATTCCTACACAGTGAATTCTGGAATTTTCCTGCTAGTGCTCGAATCCCAAGTTTTAGTGTTTCTAAGTTCTTATGTGTTCAAATTTAGTGTCCTAGGTTCATGTTTTTAGTTCATATCCTATCCTAAGTTAAACCTagtgtgctctgataccactctgtaacGCCCCCGAAAAtcaccctagcggtttagggacattaacagtccacaagatcgtttatgtaaaggagatatgaaccgaagtagaaccaaaatacaaacacatgtctaaatatatatattaagacttcaaataaagtagggtagttaaactaagctattacaacttttaaattaaacttaaaattcttaaataaatgttacaatttctaaaaaataattaaattcaaacaaataataagttcttctaaggttgaaagaaagtgtaaaatttctaatagtagttgtcatcttctactccaaatgcttcgtcctcttggacctcctcctctagtacatcctcacatccaggttcacattcataaagttgttcatctgaaaaatagTGAGGGTAAGCTTTGGGAAAAGCTTaacaagtaaatccacaacaattATACAtgtgtgaaaacatgcacaagtaatataaaatgtaaagacatacaacaatatatatatataaataaaaaaaaaaaaacaatacaaaataatcataaccatattttcttatcaccactactgtaatgaaaagtacatatgacaacaatcaacgaaagatatatcgaaagaacgtaaaataacaaatgcatcactccctaatggactagtgtgaactagttaccatacactagTCAAagccctcatgatagcggcgtatgaatTCCAGGTATGATCAACTACAATACCACTGTCCCCTcacaacatcaagaaactaatggagaaactaatGACCAAACTGGCCCCAGATCGAGTCAAAGCCCCCAATggttttaccagcaatgccctcctgAAGAGTTCTTGATCATCATCCCTCTTTCTAatagtccatatagctccaataagggtaagcccgtaactcaaaaactcgccaacttatccttaccccaacatattcaccaatgccGGTAAGGTAAAcgacaaaataacaatcaagggtttgcttataatttaaagctatacatccaagttcgaaACTTAGGGTTAGCAAttccccaattccaccctaatacatgctattgaaaagaaagaaaataaagtttgaaaatagtaactttcatcaacatatcaatacataaagtgaagaacaataatagggaagattgggcaaaatcttcgcaattACTTATCCAACattaacatcaatgaaaattaaaagtaattcttaaacaaaaatcaaatttttatgcAACATCCAAAAATATTATGCATTAgcttataatcatgaagaatcattcatagagcTTCATCATACTATTAACAAATAGGCATTTGATTCATTAGTTTATAAATATGACATTATTAACaattctgcacacacatatgtgaattaaatcataaggaaattaCTATTCCTtacaagcaatcatgtgtgaacaatttatttGGGTGAAAGCATgagtgaaatatatttttggcatgataaatctcaatctaaaattaattttcagatttaaacaatgttttaaaataaattttatatgaaaagaaaatatcgagtataatggttgaagatccactcaccttggataaagcaattagggtttctataagtgacctcaaatcaatgcttcaataatgttgatatatgtcttcctaattcagaaccACTTTAACGGAATCCTAtaattaaggtaatgatgaaatcaacatcaatatattgcataaactcggatttgggaaacatagatttttgacagaatgacctaccttcagtaaatcagcAATATCTCTCTGCTCCGATCTTTATTTGGGCTGATTCAAGTTCGATTACGAAGATAAGAGACGGAGATACGTTTTATTGTGAACTAAGATTTTTTTAATTCGGCTCaaaaaatagtcaaaattgAACGACAAGTTGCTGGTTCTGCacagtccgaatctccttcttctccttctctcttcttcttcttctcttcttctctatagtgcacgaattttcctctctccctctgtctctctctctcaaatttatgataaagggaatgaggattgggatttaTTTATGGAAATTTAATCCtaataagaaagaaggtgggaataatccaattttgtctctaactacatctatttacttgccctccaacgaaaatattttaaaaagaatcttgatttaagatttttaaattaaaatttgagattaggtaatttaattttaactaaaattcctttttttgctgggattttatttattgaagactttctttttccaagtttggctttccaaccaattggagattgccacctcacctttccttatcaatccataatacattcctagctaaaatctaatacctcccaagttagaatcgtggaagcccatTTTAAACCCTATAAAATTATAGGGAATTGTTAGACTAGAGAATGgatagcccgtagaatgggatacggttgacaccacccaactcatacgatgccatatatacatattgggctagagtttcatcacccttgccaacaggggttaaggtgttggatgcctatgggagagaccatatgaatgagaaaagaaaagaaaagaaaaaaagaaagaaagaaatgttattgcaccgaaaaggtgattatgggctataagctagagaaaagaaaaatgatgaaaatgatggatgcctcacaggttaatcacagagagctggtcaggctgaccttggtgacagctgcgggagctgatcggtcctccCCGACAACTCAagggtgtatcatgggaagggcttaaaagcccacactagggatacatgtattggggaatGTAGTGgtactaacctgccttagctgtgatgttaggtggctaattaaataaaatgaaagcaCCTCATGtagaactcatatggttgtgattgcatgtgcatgcatgctgatgtatttcattcacgagctcagttatatatgtttttttgttagatgatcctacaggtggatgtcactatgGCGGGGAGACTTATTACCCAGAGGacagccatggtggttatgactatatttgTATGGACCCGAACAGAGGTAATACCATTGGTGCGTGTGTTCTTGGTGATAGTTGAGGATGACCtgtgaagggtgttgctgctGACTTTTGTTTTGGacactcctttttgtttttgatggaGTTTTTCCTCGTTTactttttagtttctttttggggcttgggttaCCCTGAtctgtatatatttcttttgtttaaaaagTTGTATATGGTAGAGATAGGTACTGCTGTTTTCTTTATGGGTGTGAGAGGGGGAATGAACAAACttagtattgtatatattttcatttcgTACACTGCTACTCTTTCTTTaaaatgttttaatgtaaatatagcttttcacaACATTCTGAGTAttacatgatgtattatggtggacgcgtgtgtctgtgaatggcttaactg is a window encoding:
- the LOC122665507 gene encoding uncharacterized protein LOC122665507, which translates into the protein MERFKKLGPVVFKGVSTDPLWPAIWVEEMEKIFIVLECTDHQRVACATFMLQGEAHMWWKAHKQILIAADPVITWARFVSAFFESYFPDSVKEAKEVEFLQLEQGSDNVMTYRKKFEDLAYFAQEYIDIDAKKAKKFVRGLKAQLKAAIVAPKLTSYVDVLQRALMIEESLKDTSQNTTSKV